A genome region from Hevea brasiliensis isolate MT/VB/25A 57/8 chromosome 7, ASM3005281v1, whole genome shotgun sequence includes the following:
- the LOC110664165 gene encoding uncharacterized protein LOC110664165 isoform X1, with translation MQKTESVLNITVIWRGNKYAVEMNPDASLKDLGDELLKLTDVKPDTMRLIVPQISSKGSKLLSPFSKEQSQLNLHKASVIEGMSIRMMGVSEDEVDKVLQNAKMDFRIAGFDEEEKRMRQRLSDKTHALLKLPQGPYTFSDFQTLEIPGIELNPPASEALKRMHMLAADPGIVAIMKKHHWHVGIMTELAPVGYVGVTPKCILGFNKNHGEEISLRLRTDDLKGFRKYESIKKTLLHELAHMVYSEHDANFYALDKQLNQEAASLDWTKSTGHTLNGFRHLDHYEEEFHASDNRNFSQKLGGNVSDHLASARSSSVAAAYRRLANASANSLEVHGEYKEPDPDDSRFSINDRLDIMDYVGEDNKDIENAHKVQLKPDYEPDPDEPACDQSKYEPDPDDSQSNHPQLMETLNSGIQLSKTIDEPDPDDSETKQSNSRDRNIQGPDLNNSIVTESMEDQTCLNKAYREPDPDESQANITVWTEPDPDDDLMAPQEISGKRTAESMIIDEPDPDDLEAKQSSSGDVNIQEQDQINPLLTEMKEPDPDESQANKTEPDPDESQANKTEPDPDDDLVTSQEISSMKIDEPDPDEELQRIQDPVTVVCGRLQKAVERLRAEVNPTEATGILQILFKIIRNVIEHPNEMKFKKLRKANPIIQKNVANHKAAMEILQTVGFSEDVVFDETGKAESCLVLKRNDPGLLWLAKSSLEACVTC, from the exons ATGCAAAAAACAGAAAGCGTACTCAATATAACAGTGATATGGAGGGGGAACAAGTATGCTGTAGAAATGAACCCTGATGCATCTCTCAAGGACCTAGGAGATGAATTACTGAAGTTGACTGATGTCAAGCCAGATACTATGCGATTAATTGTGCCACAAATTTCTAGCAAAGGCTCGAAGCTGCTGTCTCCTTTTTCTAAGGAACAATCACAACTAAATTTGCACAAAGCTTCTGTCATAGAG GGAATGTCTATTAGAATGATGGGAGTGTctgaagatgaggttgataaagttctacaaaatgcaaaaatggaCTTTAGAATTGCTGGATTTGATGAAGAGGAAAAAAGAATGAGGCAGCGATTGTCAGATAAAACCCATGCTTTGCTTAAACTACCCCAAGGACCTTATACCTTTAGTGATTTTCAGACACTTGAAATTCCTGGGATAGAG CTGAACCCTCCAGCTTCTGAGGCATTGAAAAGGATGCATATGCTTGCTGCTGATCCTGGAATTGTTGCGATAATGAAAAAG CACCATTGGCATGTTGGAATTATGACCGAGTTGGCCCCTGTTGGTTATGTCGGTGTGACTCCTAAGTGTATTCTTGGATTCAATAAG AATCATGGAGAAGAGATATCTCTGCGTCTTCGAACCGATGACCTCAAGGGTTTCAGGAAATATGAAAGCATCAAGAAAACACTTTTGCATGAACTG gcTCACATGGTATACTCAGAACATGATGCAAACTTCTATGccctggataaacag TTGAATCAAGAAGCTGCTAGTTTAGATTGGACAAAATCAACAGGACACACCTTGAATGGATTTAGGCATCTGGACCATTATGAAGAAGAATTTCATGCTTCAGACAATAGAAACTTCTCTCAGAAGCTTGGGGGAAATGTTTCAGATCATCTGGCTAGTGCACGTTCATCTTCAGTGGCTGCTGCTTACCGCCGTTTAGCAAATGCTTCTGCCAACAGTTTGGAAGTTCATGGAGAGTATAAAGAACCTGACCCTGATGATTCCAGGTTCAGCATAAATGATAGACTTGACATTATGGATTATGTAGGAGAGGACAATAAAGACATTGAAAACGCACACAAGGTTCAGCTGAAACCTGATTATGAGCCAGATCCTGATGAACCTGCTTGTGACCAAAGTAAGTATGAACCTGATCCTGATGATTCTCAGAGTAATCACCCTCAGCTGATGGAGACTCTGAACAGTGGGATTCAGCTTAGCAAGACCATTGATGAACCAGATCCAGATGACTCAGAAACAAAACAGAGCAATTCAAGAGACAGAAACATCCAGGGACCAGATTTGAACAATTCTATAGTGACTGAAAGCATGGAAGATCAAACCTGTCTAAATAAGGCTTATAGAGAACCTGATCCTGATGAATCTCAAGCAAACATAACTGTGTGGACAGAGCCTGATCCTGATGATGATTTAATGGCCCCACAGGAAATATCCGGTAAGAGAACTGCTGAAAGCATGATTATTGATGAACCTGATCCAGATGACTTGGAAGCGAAACAGAGCAGTTCGGGAGATGTAAATATCCAAGAACAAGATCAGATTAATCCTCTATTGACTGAAATGAAGGAACCTGATCCTGATGAATCTCAAGCGAACAAAACAGAGCCTGATCCTGATGAATCTCAAGCGAACAAAACAGAGCCTGATCCTGATGATGATTTAGTGACCTCACAGGAAATATCCAGTATGAAAATTGATGAGCCAGATCCTGATGAAGAGTTACAGAGAATCCAAGATCCTGTTACTGTTGTTTGTGGTAGGCTGCAGAAGGCTGTTGAGAGGCTGAGAGCTGAAGTTAATCCCACAGAAGCAACTGGCATCTTGCAAATTCTTTTCAAAATAATTAG GAATGTGATTGAACAcccaaatgaaatgaaatttaagaaGCTCCGCAAG GCTAATCCCATAATCCAGAAGAATGTTGCCAATCATAAAG CTGCAATGGAAATACTACAAACGGTTGGATTTAGTGAAGATGTTGTCTTTGATGAAACTGGGAAAGCAGAATCTTGTTTAGTGTTGAAGCGGAATGATCCAGGCCTGTTGTGGCTTGCAAAATCATCCCTTGAGGCTTGTGTAACCTGCTAG
- the LOC110664165 gene encoding uncharacterized protein LOC110664165 isoform X2, protein MQKTESVLNITVIWRGNKYAVEMNPDASLKDLGDELLKLTDVKPDTMRLIVPQISSKGSKLLSPFSKEQSQLNLHKASVIEGMSIRMMGVSEDEVDKVLQNAKMDFRIAGFDEEEKRMRQRLSDKTHALLKLPQGPYTFSDFQTLEIPGIELNPPASEALKRMHMLAADPGIVAIMKKHHWHVGIMTELAPVGYVGVTPKCILGFNKNHGEEISLRLRTDDLKGFRKYESIKKTLLHELAHMVYSEHDANFYALDKQLNQEAASLDWTKSTGHTLNGFRHLDHYEEEFHASDNRNFSQKLGGNVSDHLASARSSSVAAAYRRLANASANSLEVHGEYKEPDPDDSRFSINDRLDIMDYVGEDNKDIENAHKVQLKPDYEPDPDEPACDQSKYEPDPDDSQSNHPQLMETLNSGIQLSKTIDEPDPDDSETKQSNSRDRNIQGPDLNNSIVTESMEDQTCLNKAYREPDPDESQANITVWTEPDPDDDLMAPQEISGKRTAESMIIDEPDPDDLEAKQSSSGDVNIQEQDQINPLLTEMKEPDPDESQANKTEPDPDDDLVTSQEISSMKIDEPDPDEELQRIQDPVTVVCGRLQKAVERLRAEVNPTEATGILQILFKIIRNVIEHPNEMKFKKLRKANPIIQKNVANHKAAMEILQTVGFSEDVVFDETGKAESCLVLKRNDPGLLWLAKSSLEACVTC, encoded by the exons ATGCAAAAAACAGAAAGCGTACTCAATATAACAGTGATATGGAGGGGGAACAAGTATGCTGTAGAAATGAACCCTGATGCATCTCTCAAGGACCTAGGAGATGAATTACTGAAGTTGACTGATGTCAAGCCAGATACTATGCGATTAATTGTGCCACAAATTTCTAGCAAAGGCTCGAAGCTGCTGTCTCCTTTTTCTAAGGAACAATCACAACTAAATTTGCACAAAGCTTCTGTCATAGAG GGAATGTCTATTAGAATGATGGGAGTGTctgaagatgaggttgataaagttctacaaaatgcaaaaatggaCTTTAGAATTGCTGGATTTGATGAAGAGGAAAAAAGAATGAGGCAGCGATTGTCAGATAAAACCCATGCTTTGCTTAAACTACCCCAAGGACCTTATACCTTTAGTGATTTTCAGACACTTGAAATTCCTGGGATAGAG CTGAACCCTCCAGCTTCTGAGGCATTGAAAAGGATGCATATGCTTGCTGCTGATCCTGGAATTGTTGCGATAATGAAAAAG CACCATTGGCATGTTGGAATTATGACCGAGTTGGCCCCTGTTGGTTATGTCGGTGTGACTCCTAAGTGTATTCTTGGATTCAATAAG AATCATGGAGAAGAGATATCTCTGCGTCTTCGAACCGATGACCTCAAGGGTTTCAGGAAATATGAAAGCATCAAGAAAACACTTTTGCATGAACTG gcTCACATGGTATACTCAGAACATGATGCAAACTTCTATGccctggataaacag TTGAATCAAGAAGCTGCTAGTTTAGATTGGACAAAATCAACAGGACACACCTTGAATGGATTTAGGCATCTGGACCATTATGAAGAAGAATTTCATGCTTCAGACAATAGAAACTTCTCTCAGAAGCTTGGGGGAAATGTTTCAGATCATCTGGCTAGTGCACGTTCATCTTCAGTGGCTGCTGCTTACCGCCGTTTAGCAAATGCTTCTGCCAACAGTTTGGAAGTTCATGGAGAGTATAAAGAACCTGACCCTGATGATTCCAGGTTCAGCATAAATGATAGACTTGACATTATGGATTATGTAGGAGAGGACAATAAAGACATTGAAAACGCACACAAGGTTCAGCTGAAACCTGATTATGAGCCAGATCCTGATGAACCTGCTTGTGACCAAAGTAAGTATGAACCTGATCCTGATGATTCTCAGAGTAATCACCCTCAGCTGATGGAGACTCTGAACAGTGGGATTCAGCTTAGCAAGACCATTGATGAACCAGATCCAGATGACTCAGAAACAAAACAGAGCAATTCAAGAGACAGAAACATCCAGGGACCAGATTTGAACAATTCTATAGTGACTGAAAGCATGGAAGATCAAACCTGTCTAAATAAGGCTTATAGAGAACCTGATCCTGATGAATCTCAAGCAAACATAACTGTGTGGACAGAGCCTGATCCTGATGATGATTTAATGGCCCCACAGGAAATATCCGGTAAGAGAACTGCTGAAAGCATGATTATTGATGAACCTGATCCAGATGACTTGGAAGCGAAACAGAGCAGTTCGGGAGATGTAAATATCCAAGAACAAGATCAGATTAATCCTCTATTGACTGAAATGAAGGAACCTGATCCTGATGAATCTCAAGCGAACAAAACAGAGC CTGATCCTGATGATGATTTAGTGACCTCACAGGAAATATCCAGTATGAAAATTGATGAGCCAGATCCTGATGAAGAGTTACAGAGAATCCAAGATCCTGTTACTGTTGTTTGTGGTAGGCTGCAGAAGGCTGTTGAGAGGCTGAGAGCTGAAGTTAATCCCACAGAAGCAACTGGCATCTTGCAAATTCTTTTCAAAATAATTAG GAATGTGATTGAACAcccaaatgaaatgaaatttaagaaGCTCCGCAAG GCTAATCCCATAATCCAGAAGAATGTTGCCAATCATAAAG CTGCAATGGAAATACTACAAACGGTTGGATTTAGTGAAGATGTTGTCTTTGATGAAACTGGGAAAGCAGAATCTTGTTTAGTGTTGAAGCGGAATGATCCAGGCCTGTTGTGGCTTGCAAAATCATCCCTTGAGGCTTGTGTAACCTGCTAG